The sequence TTTTGCAATGCTTGCGGCGTTTGCGTGTGCCGCCTTCCTTTCTGCTTGTAACGAACAGAAGTCCGAAAGCAAGACCGCTGCCGACGAATCCTTCAACAAGGTCAAGGCCGCAGGCGTGTTTGTGCTCGGCCTCGACGATTCCTTCCCGCCGATGGGCTTCCGCGACAAGGACAATAACATCGTGGGCTTTGATATCGACCTTGCGACTGAAGTTTGCGCGCGTCTCGGTCTCAAACTCAAAACGCAGCCGATTTCGTGGGACGCGAAGGAACAGGAACTGAACACCGGCAAGATTGACTGCATTTGGAACGGCATGAGCGTTGACCCGGCACGCGCCATGGCTATGAACTTGAGCGAACCGTATCTCCAGAACCGCATGATTTTCACCGTGAAGGACAAGGCTCTTGCAAGTCTCGCGGCTCTCGCCGGCAAGAAGATTGCCGTGCAGAACGGTTCTACCGCCCAGAAGTTGCTCGATGCCTCCGAAGCGGGCAAGGCCGCCAAGGAAATCGTCCCGTTTGATGACAACCAGACGGCGCTCTTGGATTTGGATAAGGGCGGTGTCGATGCTGTGTTCCTCGACGAAATTGTCGCCAAGTACTGGATTGTCACAAATGCTAAATCCTACATTGTTCTCGAAGAAGGCCTCTCTGACGAAGTCTATGCTGTGGGTTTCCGCAAGAAGGACCAGGCTCTGCGTGATTCCGTGAACAACGTGCTTGCCGCCATGAAGGCTGACGGCAAGTTCGCTGAAATCTCTGCCAAATGGTTTGGCAAGTAACGGTCGGCGCGCAGTTCTATGTCTGACTTGAGCAATTTACTTCCTATTCTTTGGGGCGGCTTTTGCACAACGCTTGCAATTTTCGCCCTTACGCTATTGTTCTCGATTCCTCTAGGCTTGCTTGTGGCGGTGCTCAAGATGAGCCGTTATCGCATTATTCGTTACCCGGTGTCGTTCTACATCTCGGTGATGCGCGGCACTCCGCTGCTCTTGCAGATT is a genomic window of Fibrobacter succinogenes containing:
- a CDS encoding amino acid ABC transporter substrate-binding protein, which produces MKKFFAMLAAFACAAFLSACNEQKSESKTAADESFNKVKAAGVFVLGLDDSFPPMGFRDKDNNIVGFDIDLATEVCARLGLKLKTQPISWDAKEQELNTGKIDCIWNGMSVDPARAMAMNLSEPYLQNRMIFTVKDKALASLAALAGKKIAVQNGSTAQKLLDASEAGKAAKEIVPFDDNQTALLDLDKGGVDAVFLDEIVAKYWIVTNAKSYIVLEEGLSDEVYAVGFRKKDQALRDSVNNVLAAMKADGKFAEISAKWFGK